One window from the genome of Amaranthus tricolor cultivar Red isolate AtriRed21 chromosome 9, ASM2621246v1, whole genome shotgun sequence encodes:
- the LOC130824038 gene encoding 3-ketoacyl-CoA synthase 11-like, which yields MAEGKPNTPLIAPLATASSASPSRSLPDFKQSVRLKYVKLGYHYLITHAMYLFCIPLVASVAAQLSTFSLQDIHLLWEHLQYNLISVIICSTLIVFLSTLYFMTRPRPVYLVDYSCYKPNDSVKCPRPYFMEKSEMTGVFSEQTLGFQRKILERSGLGEDTYLPESLHNSPPNPSMAFARKEAEEVMFGAIDELIAKTGVKPKDIGILVVNCSLFNPTPSLSAMIVNHYKLRGNIVSYNLGGMGCSAGVISIDLAKQLLQVHSNSYALVVSTENITLNWYFGNERSMLLPNCLFRMGAAAILLSNKGSVKRRSKYQLVHSVRTHKGSDDKCFSCVYQQEDPSGKIGVSLSKELMAVAGDALKTNITTLGPLVLPMSEQFLFMATLIGKKLFKMKIKPYIPDFKLAFEHFCIHAGGRAVLDELEKNLQLSEWHMEPSRMTLYRFGNTSSSSLWYELAYLEAKGRISKGDRLWQIAFGSGFKCNSLVWKSLRTINPAKEKNPWMDEIHKFPVNVPLVSPF from the coding sequence ATGGCTGAGGGTAAACCCAATACACCCCTGATCGCACCACTAGCAACCGCTTCTTCAGCCTCGCCTTCGAGATCGCTACCGGATTTTAAGCAATCAGTGAGGTTAAAGTATGTAAAGCTTGGTTACCATTACCTTATTACTCATGCAATGTACCTATTTTGTATTCCTTTAGTAGCATCTGTTGCTGCTCAGCTTTCAACATTTTCACTACAAGACATTCATTTGCTTTGGGAACATCTTCAATATAATCTTATTTCTGTGATCATATGTTCAACCCTCATTGTATTCTTGTCTACTTTGTACTTTATGACTCGTCCTCGCCCTGTTTaccttgttgattattcttgCTATAAGCCAAATGATAGCGTAAAATGTCCTCGACCCTATTTCATGGAAAAATCTGAGATGACGGGTGTGTTTTCTGAACAAACTCTTGGTTTTCAAAGGAAAATCCTTGAGAGATCGGGCCTTGGGGAGGACACTTACCTCCCCGAGTCCCTTCATAATTCACCTCCTAATCCATCTATGGCGTTTGCTCGTAAAGAAGCTGAGGAGGTGATGTTTGGTGCTATTGATGAGCTTATAGCTAAGACTGGTGTGAAACCCAAGGACATTGggattttggttgttaattgtaGCTTGTTTAACCCTACTCCTTCGCTGTCGGCCATGATTGTTAACCATTATAAGCTTCGAGGGAACATTGTGAGTTACAATTTAGGTGGGATGGGATGTAGTGCAGGGGTAATTTCGATTGATCTTGCTAAGCAACTTCTTCAAGTTCACTCGAACTCCTATGCTTTGGTTGTTAGTACCGAAAACATTACTTTGAATTGGTACTTTGGTAACGAACGTTCAATGCTTCTTCCTAATTGTTTATTTAGAATGGGTGCAGCTGCTATACTCCTTTCTAACAAGGGATCTGTTAAGAGAAGGTCGAAATATCAATTGGTTCACAGTGTTAGGACCCACAAAGGTTCAGACGACAAGTGTTTTTCTTGTGTTTACCAACAAGAAGATCCAAGTGGGAAAATCGGTGTCTCTCTTTCAAAAGAATTGATGGCAGTTGCAGGTGATGCATTAAAAACCAACATTACGACTTTAGGGCCTCTTGTCCTTCCAATGTCCGAGCAGTTTCTATTCATGGCTACTTTGATTGGGAAGAAGCTCTTTAAGATGAAGATCAAGCCTTACATTCCCGATTTCAAGTTAGCGTTTGAGCACTTTTGCATTCATGCAGGAGGCAGAGCGGTTCTTGATGAGTTGGAAAAGAACTTGCAACTAAGCGAGTGGCACATGGAGCCTTCAAGGATGACATTATATAGGTTTGGTAACACCTCTAGTAGTTCTCTTTGGTATGAATTGGCTTACTTGGAAGCCAAAGGGAGGATAAGCAAGGGAGACCGATTATGGCAAATTGCGTTTGGGTCTGGGTTCAAGTGCAACAGCTTAGTTTGGAAATCCTTACGAACTATCAACCCTGCTAAGGAGAAGAATCCATGGATGGATGAGATCCATAAGTTCCCTGTTAATGTTCCTTTGGTTTCTCCATTTTAA